One window of Triticum dicoccoides isolate Atlit2015 ecotype Zavitan chromosome 5A, WEW_v2.0, whole genome shotgun sequence genomic DNA carries:
- the LOC119297630 gene encoding uncharacterized protein LOC119297630 translates to MKIGKAPELLKKAAAMCKSKTARLLILASLQRRGMARTAVVSRKIDALIVADWERVDRHKALALRTMEKRPIIVHESDFEANFSHHLAVFNQENGHGGCPAEWTLHPLFNNDHDNCRYTKDDDVLIDSCDQDNDDEPSVVDVIRSNQEAEGLEFDMEEDIDQAADMFIRRFRQRLNEGF, encoded by the coding sequence ATGAAGATCGGGAAGGCTCCTGAGCTCTTGAAGAAGGCGGCAGCAATGTGCAAGAGCAAGACCGCAAGGCTCCTCATCCTTGCCTCGCTCCAGCGCCGTGGGATGGCTAGAACAGCCGTGGTCTCTCGCAAGATCGACGCGCTTATTGTGGCCGACTGGGAGAGAGTGGACCGCCACAAGGCTCTCGCGCTGCGCACAATGGAGAAGAGACCAATCATCGTCCATGAGAGTGACTTTGAGGCCAATTTCTCTCATCACTTGGCGGTGTTCAACCAAGAGAATGGTCATGGTGGCTGCCCAGCTGAGTGGACACTGCATCCCCTCTTCAACAACGACCACGACAACTGCCGTTACActaaggatgatgatgtgctaattGATTCATGTGATCAAGACAACGATGATGAGCCATCTGTCGTGGATGTGATCAGGAGCAACCAAGAAGCTGAGGGGTTGGAGTTCGACATGGAGGAGGATATTGACCAGGCTGCTGATATGTTCATTAGGAGGTTTCGGCAGCGTCTGAACGAGGGATTTTAG